One part of the Sesamum indicum cultivar Zhongzhi No. 13 linkage group LG14, S_indicum_v1.0, whole genome shotgun sequence genome encodes these proteins:
- the LOC105176892 gene encoding LOW QUALITY PROTEIN: probable glutathione S-transferase (The sequence of the model RefSeq protein was modified relative to this genomic sequence to represent the inferred CDS: inserted 2 bases in 1 codon), with protein MANEVVLLDVYVSMFGMRARVALAEKGVEYEYREENLAEKSPLLLQMNPVHKKIPVLIHNGKPVCESLIIVXIDEVWKDRSPLLPSDPYQRAQARFWADFIDKKVYEAGRKLWTTKGEELESGKKDFIEILKVLEGELGDKPYFGGEDFGFVDVALIPFYSWFNAYETCANFSIEEHCPKLIAWAKRCMERESVSKSLADPNKIYDFVLAMKKKFGIE; from the exons ATGGCGAACGAGGTGGTTCTGCTGGATGTATATGTCAGCATGTTCGGGATGAGGGCAAGAGTCGCATTAGCCGAGAAGGGCGTGGAGTACGAGTACAGGGAGGAGAATTTGGCCGAGAAAAGCCCGCTTTTGCTTCAGATGAACCCGGTTCACAAGAAAATCCCGGTCCTGATTCACAACGGGAAACCCGTCTGTGAGTCGCTCATTATCGT CATAGATGAGGTGTGGAAGGATAGGTCTCCCCTGTTGCCTTCTGATCCTTACCAGAGAGCTCAAGCTAGGTTCTGGGCTGATTTTATTGACAAAAAG GTTTACGAGGCCGGGAGAAAACTGTGGACTACGAAAGGGGAAGAGTTGGAATCCGGGAAGAAAGACTTCATAGAGATACTCAAGGTGTTGGAAGGGGAGCTGGGGGACAAGCCTTACTTTGGGGGTGAGGATTTCGGGTTTGTCGATGTGGCCCTAATCCCTTTCTACAGTTGGTTCAATGCCTACGAGACTTGCGCCAATTTCAGCATCGAAGAGCACTGTCCGAAACTGATTGCTTGGGCGAAGAGGTGCATGGAGAGGGAGAGTGTCTCCAAGTCTTTGGCTGATCCGAACAAGATTTATGACTTTGTTTTGGCTATGAAGAAGAAGTTCGGTATTGAGTAG